The Terriglobia bacterium DNA window GTTGCAGCGCCGGATGCTGCTTTTCGGGATAGTCGCTTACGCGGCAGGACGTCTCGGCGATGAACCGGTTCGCAGCCAGGGTCATATTCACAAGATTGCGCCTCATTGTGGCTGGTCCACACCGGAACTGTTCGAAATCTGGCAGGGAAGTGCGATCATCTACGCGCAGGAAGGCGCAACCGACGATCCTGGGCAATGCGTTGCGGTCGTCGCGGGCGAGGGAGATCAAGTGGTTGTGCCTCCGGGCTGGGTTCATACTGTCATCAATGCCGACCCGAACAGCCAATTAGTTTTCGGCGCGTGGTGTGATCGTCAGTATGGTTTCGAGTACGACCAGGTTCGCGCACACGGCGGGCCCGCCTGGTTCCCGCTGCTGGATGAAAATTGGCAGATGAGATGGGACGCCAATCCATCCTACATCGGTTCGGATTTATCCGTGCGGCCCGCACGCGCCTATCCCGAGTTGGGTCTCACTCCGCGCGTTCCGATTTATGAGCAATTTGCGGTTAACCCCGAATCTGTCCAGTGGGTTTCCGACCCGGCGCGCTTTGGGCCGTTATGGGGCGATTTTGAGCCGTAACACTCTTTCGCTACTCTATCGCGGCAGCGGGGCTTAGTCAGCGCAAAACGGTCCAAGAGCCAAACACCCACACGAAGGAGCGAGTTGACTACCGATTCGGCAATCGCAGAAACTGTGTTACTCTAGTGAAAACCTGCCGCGGAGAGGTGGCCGAGTGGCTGAAGGCGGCGGTTTGCTAAACCGTTATACGGTCAAAAGCTGTATCGGGGGTTCGAATCCCCCCCTCTCCGCCAGAAATCTAGAAATACCAATCACTGTCTTTCGTACGACTGAACGGTCATCCCCGCTGCTAAATCGCTAAAGGGACACCAAACAACGGCCAATCTGAGGCCGACCTGATCTCGTCCCATCGATCGCTGCTCGTGGCCTACGCTAATATGTGCTCGGCCTCTACCCCCTCAACTGTCGTCGCGAGCCAATTGACGAAGGTCTTGCCTGACCAGGTCAACCTGGCTGGAAAGTAATTCCATCGCTTTTCTCGCTCCGGCCATATCCCCGTTTTTCGCCGTGGTCTCCAATTCTTTTGCCGATTCCTGCGC harbors:
- a CDS encoding glucose-6-phosphate isomerase family protein; the protein is MITEGTGIATPFDPKLGVHHDPADLTFRYDEGVFGPKPEFRPLDSIRRSLRNPNCDGPDPVYSIVMDVGREEHRDELQRRMLLFGIVAYAAGRLGDEPVRSQGHIHKIAPHCGWSTPELFEIWQGSAIIYAQEGATDDPGQCVAVVAGEGDQVVVPPGWVHTVINADPNSQLVFGAWCDRQYGFEYDQVRAHGGPAWFPLLDENWQMRWDANPSYIGSDLSVRPARAYPELGLTPRVPIYEQFAVNPESVQWVSDPARFGPLWGDFEP